The Lathamus discolor isolate bLatDis1 chromosome 22, bLatDis1.hap1, whole genome shotgun sequence genomic sequence AGAAAAGGGATGCGGAATTGAAGCGGAGCTGCCATCCATCTGCCTGCCAGGCCCTGCTGCACCCACCCGCCCCGGGGCCACGGCCACCGGCTGCGCTTGGGGCGGCCGGAGCCGGTGCTCATCGCTGACACAGGCTCTGTGCTGGTACCCGCTGCCCCGGGATGCCCCGTGCCCCTTTGGTACCCGCTCGGTGCCGGTGCGGATGCAGGGATGCGGCTGTGATTTGTCACTCTGCATGGCAAAGCCCTTTGCCACCTGCTTTATTTGTCTCCCGGCCCTGACGTGGCATCAGACAGGTGTTAAAGTACTTAATCactttaaaattgttttaattttctgtttcctattGATCTGCACAGCACCAATCCATCAGCTCACTGGACCAGGCAGTTAGTACATTAAAAATTGTCAGCCGCGCCGCGCCAGCTTAGAAAATGTCAAAAAGAATGCCCCAACAGCATCCCACCGCATGGAGCCGTGACGTGGCTCTTCCTGCATCCCCACAGGACCCATGCCCACCACGGCTTTGCGAAGGGTCCCCCAGCTCTGCCGCCTGTTCGTCCCATTGAGCAATGGGAAGTGTTAGGAGCCCCATGCTCGCTGTGGGGTTGGATAGGGTGATACAGGGGGAAATCGGTGTTCTCTAAGGGGTGCGAAAGTGCTGCCCCACAGTCAGGGCCCATTGTAAAGTGTCCCCAGCCCAGGAAATGATAGAACGTGACCAAATGCAGCCCCCCAAATGTGGGTCTTTTGGGTGTATCTGCAGCCCCAAACCACAAGGCCACTGCAAAGCCCGTTCTGGGGGCTTCGGGACTCGGCCACCAGCTTAACCCCAGGTGCTGGCcatggctgcagggaagggcCCTTTGGCTGCGCCCCGCAGCCCCGGTGCGGATCAGCGTGTGACGGGCCGGCAGCGCCTTATCTCCCATCGATTTCCTCCCAAGACACAGCGCTCTGTTTGCTCACCCTTGGCTCGCAGGCCAACACCGGCCCCAGCCCTGTGCCCGCAGCAGCCCCTTTGGCACCGGGGTGGTGGTCGGGGGACACGGAGCCCTGCGTGGCATCACTGTAGGTGTGCAAGGGCTGCACCGCGGGGAGCCCGGGCAGGGGGTGCAGCCCCACGGGTGCGTAAGCACAGCCCTGCACAGGGGGGGCACCAGCTTGGCAAGCAAACACAGCAGGGCTATTGACGCCACATCAATCCTGCAGCCCCGACAGCTGAATGGGCTCTCACGCACACCGTGAAGATAAATGCTATTTATTTGCTGCTAAGAGGTTCCAACAAGAGGCCCCAACGAGTGACTTTGGAACCAGCGCCTCTCGCTGCTGGTGCACGCCCAGCACCGGGGAGAAACCCTGGGATACGGCCCCAAAGGCTGTCCCGCTCCTGCGGGCTCTTCCTGCCCCGCTCAGCACCGCAGCCGCAGCCCCTACCCCTGCCTGGCATGCTGCCCCTGCCCCGTGCGCGCTAGCCCAGCCCCACGAAGCAAGCGCTGGGACTTGGCAGGGGGCCGGGACCTTTATTTCATCACCGCCTTGTGCTGCCCCTTGTGCTGCTCCCAGCGCCTCGAGCCACGATCCCTGGGCAGGATGAGGGCAGCGGCCGCcccgtcccgcagctcagccgcTGTGCGTGCCCAAGCCCTGCATGGAGAAGGCGGCGCGGtgcttcctcagcagcagccgGATCTTCTCATCGTCCGAGTCGGGGTCCAGGGGCTTGTTGTATTCATCATCCTCAGCCTCGGAGGCCGCCCGCTCCCCGCCAGAGCCCCCCGCCCGCTGCGAGGACGAGGAAGGCTCCAGCGCGCTCTTCTTCCTCCATTTGGTCCGTCGGTTCTGGAACCAGACCTGCCACCCCCATGGGCACGGCCGGGTTAGCGGCCACCGACGCCGTGCGCTCGGTGCCGAGCGGGGGACCCACACTCACCTTCACCTGGGACTCGGTCATGCCCAGCGAATAGGCCAACCGGGCTCGCTCCGGCCCCGCCAGGTACTTGGTCTGCTCAAAAGTCTTCTCCAGAGCGAAGATCTGGTGCCCCGTGAAGGTCGGGCGCGTGTGCTTCTTCTTGTGGATGCTGTCAGCGAGGTGAGCAGGGGCTgcggagaggaggaagaggagggtgagCACCGGGGCTCTCCGCAGTGCCCGGCCCCGGGCATCTCTCCCTGACCACGGCACTGAGCACCATCAGAGTCCCTCTGCGCTGCCTCCCCTCTGCCTCAACCCCATGTTCTGGCTTCAAGGCTTCAGCCCCATCCCAAGAGGGCTGAGCTGCCCTCGGTGCGGGCCCCATAGCCCTCACCACGAGGCCAGCACCGATGGGTGCTGACTGGGGGTCACTACAGAGCCACGCAGCACCCAACCCCGCGGCCCTTGCCCCGCACCTTGCAGGACGCAGGACGgaaggcaggcagagctggtcGGCTCGAAGCTGTGCTGGGAGCGGACGCCCGAGCTGCCCGACCCGTCTGCTCCAAGAGCATCAcctggagaggggaagggacCGTGGCTGCGGGTGCTGAGCCCCAGAGCCCCCCATGGGACAGGGGGtgcccccatcccacccatgcGATGTGCTCCAGGGtccctcctgctctctccagtGCTGCCCCGAGCCAGGCACTGACGCcagtggggctgctggagcGATGGGGGATGATCTCCAGGACCATGGGCTCTGCCTGTCCTTGCCTAGGGGCTGAGCAAAGAGTTAATCTCTCCCGTTAGAGCGGCTCTTGAGCCAACacctctgcagctctggccCGTCCCCACCATCCAGCAGCTCCGGTGCTGGGACCATTGCCACCATCCAGCATCTCTGGCCCATCCCCACCATCCAGCATCTCCGGTGCTGGGACCATCCCTACGGCAGCCGCATGGGACGTTGGCCAAGGTGCAGCCTGGGCAGTGCCCCCCATTGCCAACACACGGGGCTCTATGGGGCACCTGCATCTCCCACCCATCaccgcccgcccggccccgctgtACTTACGGCCACCGCACTGCCGGGCACCCCTCCAGTCAGGGGCTGCCTCTGCCCAGCAGCTCCGGCCCCGTGGCAGGAACTCGCTGCCGGCCTTGGGGAGAGCCCCCACCTGCGGTCCATAATAGACGCCGGTGGAGCTCAGTCCGTTCAACGCGCCCGCATGGGGGTAGCTGGGGACGATGCTGCCGCCCGGCGCCGCGGGGCGGCTCAGGATGTCGGAGATGCCGTGCGGGGTGCCCAGCGCCGGCGGGCACAGCTTGTAGAAGGAGCTCGGCACCGGGTACTGGCAGACGGGCGCCTTGGCCTCGGGGAAGGGACCCAGCGCGGGGCCGTTGAGCAGGAAGGTGCCGGGCAGGTTGGCATCCATGGCGCTGCCGTCGAGGCGCCCCTCAGCACCCCGCTGCCCTCGGGGGGCCCAGCGGCCACCCCATCCCCGCCGCACCGGGTCGGGACCGGCAGCGGCGGTACCGGACACTCAACTTGGGCTTGGGGAGCTCCAACATTTCTCTGATAAGGATGAGGTCCATTAGAATACTGCGCTCCCATTGGCTGCGCGGACGGCCGCTTCCTCTGCCATTGGCCTGCTCTCCGCGGTCTCGGCCGCCATTGGCTGAGCCGCTGGGCCACCCCGCCATTGGCCCGGCCCAGACAAATTGCGCTTTGAAAGCGGCGGCGGGCGCTGGACagcgccggggaggggggggggggggggggggcggagccAGGCGGGGCGGAGCGGCTCGGGATTGGCTGCGGGGccgggaggggcggggccgggcgctgTCCAGCGCGGTCCCGGTGTCCCGCAGCGGGGCTCAGCAGCGCCGGTACCGGGAGGGGGGGGACCCCCGGTGCGCACCCGCGGCCCCCCCCGCGGACACCCAGAGCCGGCCCCCGGCCCCCTCCGGGGTCCCCCATCACCGGCAGGCGCTGCCCGCCCGGCCCGGGCCCCGCAGAGGgatcccccccccgccccggtccTTCCCGCACGGTCGGCAAAGCAAGAGCCGGGAGACCGGGTGTGTGTCGGTTTCTTTATTAACTCATAGTCCGATAGCTGGTGTATAGGGGAATGATCTATACATCCGGGGCTACGGCAGGGAGATCCAAAAGGCTCGTTTCCatcacaattaaaaaaaggaaataaaagtaattgtTAAAACTTCTAAAAAGCTTCTAGTGTGCAGGCTGCAGCATTCGCTAGGCTCAGTGTCGGGGGCAGCCTCCCCCTACCTACCAGCCCTACAAGCAATCCGAGCGCAAAGCGGTGTCCCCGCAGGGGTCTGGCACGGTTGCAGCGCAGCACATTCCCTAAGGCGTCTACGAGGCCAAAAGCACAGGACCCACACACAACTCTACGGTGATGCTACGGAGGCAGCCGCTGCAGTGGGTCTGGGGAGGTCACTGTACACAGCGAGGGCGATGGATGGAGAGTCTGTGCCTTATGGCTCCACTTCggggtggggaaggggctgctttGCTCTCCAAGGCTAAGCTGGGTCGGTTGCTTTGCTGCAGTTCGGCTTCCTCCCGGGGGCACACACGGGGCTGCCCTGCCACAGCCTGGACCTGGAAGTGGGCTCCTTCTACACGTGGCCATGGGGAGCAAACTCGGGCTCCACAGCCACCTCCAGGGCAAAGAGCAAGGGGTCCCCACAGCCCTGAGCTCCAAAGGCCAGGCCCCCCCCGTTGGTAAAGGACAGAGCTGGGGACATGGGACCTATTGCCACCACCTGCATCCTGCGCTCCTGGGATCAGGTACTGCAGCAGATCCAACCTGCTGCACCGCTCAGAGCTGCATGGGGGGCTCTGCCCGATGCTGCCCTCCTGCTAGAGCAGCCCCCCCCTcccagggctgccctggctcggggtgggggggctgctgcagcacccaggggaGCAGCCCCCCCTGCCTCTGGGCTTGCCGACCCTCCCAGGACCATCCCCAGGGCCACTGGGCTCAGGGGGTCCCTGCAAAGCCCTTGCACAGGGTGCATGGTGCAGCTCCTGGCCCATCTCCTGAGCAGATATTGTGCTGAGTAGGGCCGGGCACAACCCTGTTTGTGGCACAAGCATCCCCTGCTCTGTCTCATCACCCATCCTCCCTGGGCCCCAAGCACCTCAGCACAGCCCTACAGCTTCACCAACCCAAAGTGGGGCCTGCACCGTGGGCAAGCTCAATGGGGATGCACCCGTGGACCCCTCCGTCAGGCCAGGAAGCCCCTTCCAGGCTCAGCCGAGGGCCACGGGGGCAGCCTGCAGCCCTTCTACTGCCTCCCTGCTCCATTCACCAGAGCCGCTCAAGTACCCCAACGGTTTTTGCCTGTCCTGCAGCCTGAAGAGGTATTTGGGAGCAGAGCTGCGAG encodes the following:
- the NKX6-3 gene encoding homeobox protein Nkx-6.3 isoform X1 codes for the protein MDANLPGTFLLNGPALGPFPEAKAPVCQYPVPSSFYKLCPPALGTPHGISDILSRPAAPGGSIVPSYPHAGALNGLSSTGVYYGPQVGALPKAGSEFLPRGRSCWAEAAPDWRGARQCGGRDALGADGSGSSGVRSQHSFEPTSSACLPSCVLQAPAHLADSIHKKKHTRPTFTGHQIFALEKTFEQTKYLAGPERARLAYSLGMTESQVKVWFQNRRTKWRKKSALEPSSSSQRAGGSGGERAASEAEDDEYNKPLDPDSDDEKIRLLLRKHRAAFSMQGLGTHSG
- the NKX6-3 gene encoding homeobox protein Nkx-6.3 isoform X2; amino-acid sequence: MDANLPGTFLLNGPALGPFPEAKAPVCQYPVPSSFYKLCPPALGTPHGISDILSRPAAPGGSIVPSYPHAGALNGLSSTGVYYGPQVGALPKAGSEFLPRGRSCWAEAAPDWRGARQCGGPPAHLADSIHKKKHTRPTFTGHQIFALEKTFEQTKYLAGPERARLAYSLGMTESQVKVWFQNRRTKWRKKSALEPSSSSQRAGGSGGERAASEAEDDEYNKPLDPDSDDEKIRLLLRKHRAAFSMQGLGTHSG